The Petroclostridium xylanilyticum genome has a segment encoding these proteins:
- a CDS encoding tyrosine-type recombinase/integrase — protein MNIKDISFYRTMRDFLTVYLPRQKCYSPNTVKSYRLALNLFIGFLGSEKNIPLSKLSFGCFNAENVADFLDWFQNNRRCSSSTRNQRLMALRSFSKYAGLQDVANLSVRMELTKIPIQKAPKKIVEFLTESALKALLEAPDTRRKAGMRDRFFMILMYDTAARCQEMLDVKLGDFVLDGKNPYVHLLGKGRKTRTVPLMDKTVQHLNLYLEQFHQGNTCRDDYLFYTISHGVKHQMSPDNVEKFMMKYGKCAAQVCDEIPKRVHPHQLRHTRSIHLYRGGMPLALLAEFLGHVELETTRVYAYADTEMKRNAIQKACSKENKIEETVIWDEDDEETLRKLLGL, from the coding sequence GTGAACATCAAAGATATAAGTTTTTACAGGACAATGCGCGATTTCCTAACCGTTTACCTTCCGAGACAGAAATGCTACAGTCCTAACACAGTAAAATCTTACCGCCTGGCTTTAAACCTTTTCATAGGATTTCTTGGCTCAGAAAAGAATATCCCTCTATCTAAACTATCCTTTGGTTGCTTTAATGCGGAAAATGTAGCAGACTTTTTGGACTGGTTCCAAAATAACAGACGCTGTTCTTCGTCAACAAGAAACCAGCGTCTCATGGCACTGCGATCCTTTTCAAAATATGCCGGGCTGCAGGATGTTGCAAATCTTTCTGTGAGGATGGAGTTGACAAAAATTCCAATACAGAAGGCGCCAAAGAAAATCGTAGAATTTTTGACTGAGTCGGCACTAAAGGCATTGTTGGAAGCTCCTGACACTAGGCGCAAAGCAGGTATGCGTGACAGGTTTTTTATGATACTGATGTATGATACGGCAGCCCGATGTCAGGAGATGTTGGATGTTAAACTGGGGGATTTCGTCCTTGATGGTAAAAACCCATATGTACATCTTTTAGGAAAAGGCAGAAAAACAAGAACGGTTCCTTTGATGGACAAAACGGTTCAGCATCTTAATTTATATTTGGAACAGTTCCATCAAGGCAATACATGCCGTGATGATTATCTTTTCTATACAATAAGCCATGGGGTAAAGCACCAGATGTCCCCCGACAATGTGGAAAAATTCATGATGAAATATGGTAAATGTGCTGCTCAAGTATGCGATGAAATTCCAAAACGTGTTCATCCTCACCAACTCCGCCATACGAGATCAATCCATCTTTACCGTGGAGGAATGCCGCTTGCATTGCTTGCTGAATTTCTGGGCCATGTAGAACTGGAAACCACCAGAGTTTATGCATATGCTGATACAGAGATGAAAAGGAATGCTATCCAGAAAGCCTGCTCAAAAGAGAATAAAATAGAGGAAACGGTCATCTGGGATGAAGATGATGAGGAAACACTACGTAAATTATTGGGTCTATAG
- a CDS encoding tyrosine-type recombinase/integrase has protein sequence MKYTFNSKLSNYIDGLINQKHSVGYPYLESERVLKNFDQFCLMNFPEEKSLTVEIGQHWAVVSPTESAVTFQNRMAPVRELARYIQRLGFDAYVIPMEVGPKCTRGKKKTPHIFTDRELELFFAAVDSLEINKRCTLRHLALPVIFRMLYCCGLRPHEARILETADIDLNNGKIQIRESKGHKDRLVIMPPDLLEICRNYARLLQKTCPGSKYFFPSQLEHLNPYTGIGLAKLFRTCWNSAGIDTYGGDSPRPYSFRHTFATRRLYQWMKEGKDIEAMIPYLSAYMGHERFSDTAYYIHLVPEIFPHMSQMDFSSYEKLLPEVGL, from the coding sequence ATGAAATATACATTTAATAGTAAACTCAGCAATTACATTGACGGGCTGATAAACCAGAAACATTCTGTTGGCTATCCTTATCTTGAAAGTGAAAGAGTTCTGAAAAATTTCGACCAATTCTGTTTGATGAATTTCCCGGAAGAAAAAAGTCTTACGGTTGAAATCGGACAGCATTGGGCTGTCGTTAGTCCAACCGAGAGTGCAGTTACTTTTCAAAACAGGATGGCACCTGTCCGAGAACTTGCGCGCTACATACAGAGGCTTGGTTTTGATGCGTATGTTATCCCTATGGAAGTGGGACCTAAATGTACACGCGGGAAGAAAAAAACTCCCCATATCTTTACCGACAGAGAACTGGAATTGTTTTTTGCGGCAGTTGACAGTCTTGAGATAAACAAACGGTGTACATTACGGCATCTTGCACTTCCGGTCATTTTCCGAATGCTATACTGTTGCGGGCTCCGTCCACATGAAGCACGAATCCTCGAAACTGCGGATATTGATTTGAACAACGGCAAAATACAGATACGGGAATCCAAAGGGCATAAGGACCGTCTAGTCATAATGCCACCTGATTTATTAGAAATCTGCCGAAATTATGCACGACTGCTTCAGAAAACATGTCCGGGAAGCAAATATTTCTTCCCTTCGCAATTGGAGCACCTAAACCCATACACAGGTATTGGTCTCGCCAAGCTGTTCAGGACGTGCTGGAACTCTGCCGGCATTGATACATATGGTGGTGATAGCCCCAGGCCATATAGCTTTCGTCACACTTTTGCTACGAGGCGTCTCTACCAATGGATGAAAGAGGGCAAAGACATAGAAGCAATGATTCCATACTTGAGTGCATATATGGGGCATGAACGGTTTTCGGATACAGCTTACTACATTCACCTTGTGCCGGAGATATTCCCACATATGTCGCAGATGGACTTTTCATCATATGAAAAACTTTTGCCGGAGGTGGGTTTGTGA
- a CDS encoding tyrosine-type recombinase/integrase, with protein MKETILLSKLIDMTKQDLIAHGIKKKTIQLYQCYGFNLISRKHNEANELFYSEKLALEVVRQIRAEYEAGLIPETKFRILRTIAERIHECYETGHVQWRHLPHWGIRKLSTPFEKCLNNYVDKRLRTGCSITTMRGQKPIIRHFLFFCEDRGYASLDQLSKDDIVEYINTVAKKYSRVGDVLSVIRTFSDYLTENKMISFDMKLLLQIPAPAHRKYSSGFTQAEADMIVSAPDRTTACGKRDFAIMILAKNTGLRSIDILGLKFSDVDWNRKELRIVQHKTDVPLTLPIEIPVCNAIADYILHGRPQSESQYIFLRARPPYNPLRSWSGHSIVRRNAIAAGIEWVSNKRNGMHSFRRGLGNWMLEAEIPLGTISEVLGHTSSDSTKPYLALQESYLGKCPLSLDGIPCLRKELTNEIYI; from the coding sequence ATGAAGGAGACTATACTGCTGTCAAAATTAATTGATATGACAAAGCAGGATTTAATTGCACATGGTATTAAGAAAAAGACAATACAGTTATATCAGTGCTATGGGTTTAATCTCATCAGTCGTAAACATAATGAAGCAAATGAACTGTTTTACTCAGAAAAACTGGCGTTGGAAGTTGTTCGCCAAATACGGGCTGAATATGAAGCAGGGCTCATTCCAGAAACAAAATTCCGGATTCTCCGGACCATCGCTGAACGTATACATGAGTGCTATGAAACTGGGCACGTCCAATGGCGTCATCTTCCCCATTGGGGAATCAGAAAATTAAGTACTCCCTTTGAGAAATGCCTTAATAATTATGTTGACAAAAGGCTCCGTACCGGATGCAGTATCACGACCATGAGAGGACAAAAGCCAATCATCCGCCATTTCCTTTTCTTTTGTGAGGATAGAGGGTACGCCTCACTTGATCAACTATCCAAGGATGATATAGTGGAATATATAAATACTGTCGCAAAAAAATATTCACGGGTAGGTGATGTACTATCTGTCATACGTACTTTTTCTGATTACCTTACTGAAAACAAGATGATTTCTTTTGACATGAAACTGCTGTTACAGATACCGGCTCCAGCTCATCGCAAGTATTCATCCGGTTTTACCCAGGCGGAAGCAGACATGATAGTTTCAGCACCAGACCGTACTACAGCATGCGGGAAAAGGGATTTCGCAATAATGATTCTGGCAAAAAACACGGGACTCCGTTCCATTGACATCCTCGGGCTCAAGTTTTCGGATGTGGACTGGAACAGAAAAGAATTAAGGATAGTACAGCATAAAACAGACGTACCACTTACCCTCCCAATAGAAATACCGGTATGTAATGCCATAGCTGATTATATACTGCATGGCCGTCCTCAATCTGAATCACAGTATATATTTCTAAGGGCAAGGCCGCCATATAATCCGCTAAGAAGCTGGAGTGGTCATTCAATTGTCCGTCGGAACGCCATTGCTGCAGGAATAGAGTGGGTTTCCAATAAACGTAATGGGATGCACAGCTTCAGGCGCGGACTTGGAAACTGGATGCTGGAAGCAGAGATTCCATTGGGAACCATAAGTGAAGTTCTCGGACATACAAGTAGTGATTCTACAAAACCATATCTTGCACTGCAGGAATCGTATCTGGGTAAATGTCCCCTTAGCCTTGATGGAATCCCATGTCTGAGAAAGGAGCTGACAAATGAAATATACATTTAA
- a CDS encoding sigma factor-like helix-turn-helix DNA-binding protein, which translates to MREKENKYTLVAKKKRIVVTEEVYKAYYQLKERERYLDKLAAIHDISLEACEEKGIQVDYLVPRAEESIEDIIIKREMLKKLMLAMKMISEEERLLIHELFFNRKTETALARELGISQSNINRRKTRILSKLKKIL; encoded by the coding sequence ATGAGAGAAAAGGAGAACAAATACACATTGGTTGCTAAAAAGAAACGGATAGTCGTAACCGAGGAAGTCTATAAAGCTTACTATCAGCTAAAAGAAAGGGAGCGCTATCTTGATAAACTGGCTGCAATACATGATATATCCCTTGAAGCATGTGAAGAAAAGGGTATTCAGGTCGATTATCTAGTGCCAAGAGCGGAAGAATCTATAGAGGACATAATAATAAAGCGAGAAATGCTTAAGAAGCTGATGCTAGCTATGAAAATGATATCCGAAGAAGAACGGCTGCTGATTCATGAACTGTTTTTCAATAGGAAAACAGAGACTGCATTAGCTAGGGAATTAGGTATTAGTCAATCAAACATTAATCGCAGAAAAACAAGAATACTCTCCAAACTAAAAAAAATTTTATAA
- a CDS encoding recombinase family protein, translating to MDQRKRAWLYCRIDAPEDEHGRLKGQKKELTDYAEQMGFEIAGVSQDTASSLRFERNGLVEVTEAAAAGKMDVLLIINLSRLGRDAIKTLDFIRWLHDQGIRVYSPMEGEITVGVHGEIGSKIISTLNL from the coding sequence ATGGATCAAAGAAAAAGAGCGTGGCTTTACTGCCGCATTGATGCTCCTGAAGATGAGCATGGGCGCCTTAAAGGGCAGAAAAAAGAACTTACGGATTACGCTGAGCAAATGGGTTTTGAAATCGCTGGGGTCTCACAGGATACGGCAAGCAGTCTGAGATTTGAAAGAAATGGACTAGTTGAAGTGACTGAGGCTGCAGCTGCAGGCAAAATGGATGTTCTTCTGATCATTAATCTCTCCCGCCTTGGGAGAGATGCCATAAAAACGCTGGATTTTATCCGTTGGCTTCATGATCAGGGAATCAGGGTTTACTCTCCCATGGAGGGCGAAATTACGGTGGGAGTTCACGGTGAAATTGGTTCAAAAATCATAAGCACACTGAACTTATAA
- a CDS encoding SHOCT domain-containing protein — translation MSQTQITNEIKYKMALSLLRSLLEKGLITLSEYKEVDAINQRLYKPQLVEVYM, via the coding sequence ATGTCACAAACTCAAATAACCAATGAAATCAAATATAAAATGGCTCTTTCCCTGCTGAGGTCCCTGCTCGAAAAGGGTCTTATTACACTTTCCGAATACAAAGAAGTGGATGCAATAAATCAGCGTTTGTACAAACCGCAATTAGTAGAGGTATATATGTAA
- the ltrA gene encoding group II intron reverse transcriptase/maturase produces MKPTAEILERINKNSNEHKDGVYTRLYRYLLREDIYYSAYQKLYSNKGASTEGIDNDTADGFGKKYVESSIEELSNNTYKPKPVRREYIKKSNGKMRPLGIPSFRDKLLQEVMRRFLEAIYEPIFSDFSHGFRPNRSCHTALKQTLPYFKGARWFIEGDIKGCFDNIDHDKLIEILQRKIKDSKFINIIRSFLKAGYIEDFRYNQTYSGTPQGGILSPILANIYLNELDNKIMEIKQNFDKPATRCVNPTYDEIRGKRYWLQQKLKNATDEEKPVLISRINEYSKKLLKLPYKSQTDKNIAFVRYADDFLIAVRGNKEDCIKIKEQLREFLNDELKLTLSDEKTLITHSSEKVRFLGYDISVRRNQQISTNSLGHKKRQLNGTVELLVPLEKIEKFMFDKGIIRQSKAKKFHPIHRKGWLYLPDQEILERYNAEIRGILNYYHLANNYNKLNYFQYLMEYSCLATLAGKHNSSISKVIDKYKSGKGWAIKYKTEKGKTREKRIVKLQDCKGFCDDNIVRHIYSVNTNATIRARLQAGVCELCGSRGKSNYEVHHVSSVKGLEGNKLWEQIMKIKNRKTLVVCEDCHKAIHS; encoded by the coding sequence ATGAAACCAACAGCTGAAATTTTGGAGCGTATCAATAAAAATTCAAATGAGCACAAAGATGGAGTATATACTCGCTTATACCGTTATCTTTTAAGGGAAGATATTTATTACAGTGCATACCAAAAATTATATTCCAATAAAGGAGCATCAACTGAAGGTATTGATAATGATACTGCTGATGGATTTGGAAAGAAATATGTAGAAAGTTCAATAGAAGAATTAAGCAATAATACTTATAAACCCAAGCCGGTACGCAGAGAATATATCAAGAAATCCAATGGGAAAATGCGACCTTTAGGAATACCGTCATTTAGAGATAAGCTATTACAAGAAGTTATGCGTAGATTTTTAGAAGCTATTTATGAACCGATTTTTAGTGATTTTTCACATGGATTTAGACCTAATAGAAGTTGTCACACTGCATTAAAGCAGACACTTCCATATTTCAAAGGTGCAAGATGGTTTATAGAAGGAGATATAAAAGGCTGTTTTGATAATATTGACCATGATAAGCTTATTGAAATATTACAAAGAAAAATTAAAGACAGTAAGTTTATAAACATTATTCGTAGTTTTCTAAAGGCAGGATATATAGAGGATTTCAGATATAACCAAACATATTCTGGAACACCTCAAGGAGGGATTTTATCCCCAATACTTGCCAATATTTATCTGAATGAATTGGATAATAAAATCATGGAGATTAAACAAAACTTCGATAAGCCGGCAACAAGGTGTGTAAATCCAACATACGACGAGATTAGAGGGAAAAGATATTGGTTACAGCAGAAACTTAAAAATGCTACTGATGAAGAAAAACCGGTTCTGATTTCAAGAATTAATGAATATAGTAAGAAACTTTTGAAATTACCCTATAAATCACAAACGGATAAAAATATAGCTTTTGTAAGATATGCTGATGACTTTTTAATAGCAGTAAGAGGAAATAAAGAAGATTGCATTAAAATTAAAGAACAATTAAGAGAATTTCTAAATGATGAATTAAAGCTTACCTTAAGTGATGAAAAGACTTTGATTACTCACAGTAGTGAAAAAGTTAGGTTCTTAGGATATGACATTTCAGTTAGACGTAATCAACAAATATCAACTAATTCATTAGGACACAAGAAACGTCAGCTGAATGGCACTGTAGAATTATTAGTTCCTTTAGAGAAGATAGAAAAGTTTATGTTTGATAAAGGTATCATTAGACAGAGCAAAGCTAAAAAGTTTCACCCGATACACAGAAAAGGATGGCTATATCTCCCAGACCAAGAAATCTTGGAAAGATACAATGCTGAAATTCGTGGAATACTCAATTATTACCACCTAGCCAACAATTATAATAAACTTAATTATTTTCAATACTTGATGGAATATAGCTGCCTTGCAACTTTAGCAGGAAAGCATAATTCTTCAATAAGTAAAGTAATTGACAAATATAAAAGCGGCAAAGGTTGGGCAATAAAATATAAAACAGAAAAAGGTAAAACACGAGAAAAGAGAATTGTAAAACTTCAAGATTGCAAAGGGTTCTGTGATGATAATATTGTTAGACACATTTATTCTGTAAATACCAATGCTACTATTAGAGCAAGACTGCAAGCAGGAGTTTGCGAGCTTTGCGGTAGCAGGGGAAAGTCTAATTATGAGGTTCACCATGTTTCAAGTGTAAAGGGACTAGAAGGCAATAAGCTTTGGGAGCAGATAATGAAAATCAAAAATAGAAAAACATTAGTGGTATGCGAGGATTGCCATAAGGCAATACATAGTTAA
- a CDS encoding recombinase family protein, whose translation MPLAYGITGTSTKNRTGFNKLIEDCMAGKIDLVLTKSISRFARNTLDCIQYIRKLKEKNIGVFFEKENVNTLDSTGEFLITILGSLAQEESRSLSTNTRWGVVRRFEKGQVMVNHNKFLGYTKNEAGELVIVPEEAEIVRLIFRLYLEGQSITQIKKYLEENGIKTVTGKNQWSTTTINRMLSNEKYMGDALLQKSYTIDYLTKKRVKNNGIVPQYYVEDSHPAIISKDLFHRIQEEKARRASLKKSADKRVKTDSGKYSSKYALTELLICGECGKPYRRASWTAYSEKRIVWRCFNRLEHGKKYCPKSPTIDEDVLHRAIIDAFNSLIQDKGDFVDTLQSNIQLVMSNRAKRMDITRIEKRIAELKKEMLGFVEENARCGADNTDFDEHYAKISSELKELQKKKTQYTEQEASQDSFQRRIGDMKKFLNAADCNLSEFDNQLVRQLVHNIKVMSKDKILIRFKSGLEMEQELSIK comes from the coding sequence GTGCCCTTAGCCTATGGGATTACCGGCACCAGTACGAAAAACAGAACAGGGTTCAATAAATTGATTGAAGACTGCATGGCAGGCAAGATTGACCTGGTGCTGACAAAATCCATCAGCCGTTTTGCAAGAAACACCCTTGATTGCATTCAATACATACGGAAACTGAAAGAGAAAAACATCGGCGTGTTCTTCGAAAAAGAGAACGTCAACACCCTGGACAGTACCGGAGAATTTCTCATCACCATCCTCGGAAGCTTGGCCCAGGAAGAAAGCCGTTCCTTAAGCACCAACACAAGGTGGGGTGTCGTTCGCCGGTTTGAGAAAGGACAGGTTATGGTCAATCACAACAAGTTTTTGGGATATACGAAAAATGAGGCCGGTGAATTGGTGATAGTGCCGGAGGAAGCAGAAATAGTAAGGCTGATTTTCAGGCTTTATTTAGAGGGTCAAAGCATTACCCAAATTAAAAAATACTTGGAGGAAAACGGTATAAAAACGGTTACCGGAAAAAACCAATGGTCTACTACCACCATCAACAGGATGCTTTCCAATGAGAAGTATATGGGAGATGCCCTGCTGCAAAAAAGCTACACAATAGATTATCTCACCAAGAAAAGAGTAAAAAACAATGGAATTGTCCCCCAGTATTATGTGGAGGACAGCCATCCGGCCATCATCTCAAAAGACTTGTTTCACCGGATACAGGAAGAAAAAGCACGCCGGGCCAGCCTTAAGAAATCTGCTGATAAAAGAGTCAAAACCGACAGTGGAAAATACAGCTCAAAATATGCTCTAACCGAATTACTAATATGTGGAGAGTGTGGCAAACCTTACAGACGGGCATCCTGGACAGCATATAGTGAGAAAAGGATTGTCTGGCGGTGCTTTAACAGGCTGGAGCATGGGAAAAAATACTGCCCAAAATCTCCCACAATTGATGAAGATGTTTTACATAGAGCCATTATAGATGCTTTTAATTCACTCATACAGGATAAGGGAGATTTTGTGGACACTCTACAGTCCAACATTCAGCTGGTGATGAGCAACCGGGCTAAACGGATGGACATAACAAGAATAGAGAAACGGATCGCGGAATTAAAAAAAGAGATGTTAGGCTTCGTAGAGGAAAATGCAAGATGTGGAGCAGATAATACGGACTTTGACGAGCATTATGCCAAAATCTCCTCCGAGTTGAAAGAACTCCAGAAGAAGAAAACGCAATATACTGAACAGGAAGCCAGTCAAGACAGCTTCCAGAGAAGAATTGGGGATATGAAGAAGTTTCTGAACGCTGCAGACTGCAACTTATCGGAATTTGATAACCAGCTTGTCAGGCAGCTTGTACATAATATTAAGGTCATGTCAAAGGATAAGATTCTCATAAGATTCAAATCAGGTTTAGAGATGGAACAAGAGCTATCTATAAAATAA
- a CDS encoding helix-turn-helix domain-containing protein, translated as MDYITAKEAAEKWGISQRRVQLLCEQGRVAGAVRLGWAWAIPKEADKPADARTKDKDKI; from the coding sequence ATGGATTATATTACTGCAAAAGAAGCAGCAGAAAAATGGGGGATATCCCAGCGCAGGGTTCAGCTCTTATGTGAGCAAGGACGAGTGGCAGGGGCGGTTCGGTTAGGATGGGCATGGGCAATTCCAAAAGAAGCGGACAAGCCTGCAGATGCTCGTACAAAAGATAAAGACAAGATATAA
- a CDS encoding ATP-dependent nuclease, whose product MFISNIKIVNFRNFKNTDIKFNDGVNVIIGHNNAGKSNLIKALALVLDSKVTKQLDIDDFNKHITLDELKANPPKISIAITINQSIDEDLNSDDLVTVGNWLTTLNEPYQALLTYEFFLPEKERDKYLKIIKSATNLDMAWKLIKHDFIRLYVYRIWGGDPITQTVADSDSLQKFDFQFLDAIRDVERDMLTGKNTLLRNVLDFFMDYEIKSDATKSEEDKRTEIEKKKQDFSERADALLLDLQARMKQGKEQILSYAKDTGASFHKAIPNFEGSISDIEMFSALKLIVEYETGIKIPATHNGLGYNNLIFMSLLLSKMQVNSDGKYLGSNAKVFPVLAIEEPEAHLHPAMQYQFLRFLKKNKTEKKVRQIFVTTHSTHITSSVSLDELICLHNEAGETLVGYPGKVFPSDGKSKRYVQRFLDATKSDMLFAQKVILVEGIVEQLLLSILARYEGKSLEENHIAVINVGGRYFDHFLHLFDSQKPYTINKKVVCLTDIDPERRKKDQGVNFKKCYPFELNIDSTTYEYKVNTSLDRYEEGKHPNIVSFTQDKVYGKTFEYDLILNNPTLDLLITESMSNREEIIQLMQLYKNKSPISEYEKKLNKSDENQRIIDSLCTNTLWEDDQKAKAIIAARYLNSVGKGENAMELVYALEENLTKKGTAEYKEFIVPDYIKKAIAWICK is encoded by the coding sequence GTGTTCATATCCAATATTAAAATAGTAAATTTTAGGAATTTTAAAAACACTGACATAAAATTTAATGATGGTGTAAATGTAATTATCGGACATAATAATGCAGGAAAATCAAATCTAATAAAAGCCTTGGCATTAGTGCTTGATTCTAAAGTGACAAAGCAGTTAGACATCGATGATTTTAATAAACATATTACACTTGATGAATTGAAGGCTAATCCACCAAAAATAAGTATAGCTATTACAATAAATCAAAGTATTGATGAAGATTTAAATTCTGATGACTTAGTAACTGTAGGTAATTGGCTTACTACTCTAAACGAACCTTATCAGGCATTATTAACCTATGAGTTTTTTCTTCCCGAAAAAGAAAGAGATAAATATTTAAAAATAATTAAATCTGCTACAAATCTAGATATGGCTTGGAAGTTAATAAAACACGATTTTATAAGGCTCTATGTATACAGAATTTGGGGTGGTGACCCAATAACCCAAACCGTTGCAGATAGCGATTCGTTACAGAAATTTGATTTTCAATTTTTGGATGCAATTCGTGATGTTGAAAGAGATATGCTTACTGGCAAAAATACGCTTCTAAGAAATGTCTTAGACTTTTTTATGGATTATGAAATAAAATCTGATGCCACAAAGTCAGAGGAAGATAAAAGGACGGAAATAGAAAAGAAAAAGCAGGATTTTTCTGAGCGGGCAGATGCATTACTTCTTGACCTTCAGGCAAGAATGAAGCAAGGCAAGGAGCAAATTCTTTCATACGCAAAGGATACAGGGGCATCATTTCATAAAGCTATACCAAATTTCGAGGGGAGCATTTCGGATATTGAAATGTTCTCTGCGCTTAAGCTAATTGTGGAGTATGAAACTGGTATAAAAATACCTGCAACACACAATGGACTCGGATATAATAATTTGATTTTCATGTCGTTGCTTTTATCTAAGATGCAAGTAAATTCAGATGGCAAATATTTAGGAAGTAATGCAAAAGTTTTCCCTGTTTTGGCAATTGAAGAACCGGAAGCACACCTTCATCCCGCGATGCAATATCAGTTTTTGAGATTTTTGAAAAAAAATAAAACAGAGAAAAAAGTAAGACAGATTTTTGTAACAACTCATTCAACGCACATTACTTCTTCCGTTTCATTAGATGAGCTGATTTGCCTGCATAATGAAGCAGGAGAAACATTAGTAGGATATCCAGGGAAAGTATTTCCGAGTGATGGAAAAAGTAAAAGATATGTTCAGCGTTTTTTGGATGCAACCAAATCAGATATGCTTTTTGCCCAAAAAGTGATTTTAGTAGAGGGAATAGTCGAGCAATTACTTTTATCAATTCTAGCAAGGTATGAGGGGAAGTCATTAGAGGAAAATCATATTGCAGTAATAAATGTAGGTGGAAGATATTTTGATCATTTTTTACATTTGTTTGATTCTCAAAAGCCATATACAATAAATAAAAAAGTTGTTTGCCTAACCGATATAGATCCTGAGAGAAGGAAGAAAGATCAAGGCGTAAACTTTAAAAAATGCTATCCATTTGAATTGAATATCGATAGTACAACTTACGAGTATAAAGTCAACACCAGTTTAGATAGATATGAAGAAGGTAAGCATCCTAATATTGTTTCATTTACTCAAGATAAAGTTTACGGAAAAACATTTGAATATGATTTAATTTTAAATAATCCAACACTTGACTTATTAATAACTGAATCGATGAGCAATAGAGAAGAAATTATACAACTCATGCAATTATATAAAAATAAAAGCCCGATTTCTGAATATGAAAAAAAGTTAAATAAAAGTGATGAAAACCAAAGAATTATTGATAGTTTATGTACAAATACCTTATGGGAAGACGATCAAAAAGCTAAAGCTATTATAGCTGCTCGATATCTTAACTCAGTTGGGAAAGGAGAAAATGCGATGGAATTAGTATATGCGTTAGAGGAAAATCTAACAAAAAAGGGAACTGCCGAATATAAAGAATTTATTGTTCCTGATTATATTAAGAAAGCCATCGCATGGATATGCAAATGA